One window of Pseudomonadota bacterium genomic DNA carries:
- a CDS encoding S8 family serine peptidase: MHSLTPDRPHPLHAVLAAAMLALTGCGGGGGDSTAASTGYTLSGSIQAAAGNAVDSDVNDPFAPYASNDSVAAAQVIPNPVVVGGYLNQPGGGPDGRSRSSGDISDFYRISMATNQLVILNIADHVAGDLDLFLYDEGNTLVDSSEGIGPTETVTAPLAGTYYLEVRIYARATPGASSYTLTLGQQLSAAQSGASFPADDFVPGEIIARFKPGSSAGKSAAVQAAASGLAYKAGTTGRALLLTLPRPAGSNAAGSATERRQYQRETIQAIKRLRQRPDVEFAEPNYLRRVTLAPGDTNYPLQWHYPLINLPQAWDITTGTDTVVVAVIDTGILTAHPDLQGRIGPGYDFISDPTNALDGDGIDPDPEDPGDGGVAGNSSFHGTHVAGTIAAATDNSIGVAGTSWATTLMPLRTLGLNGGTSYDIMQALLYAAGLPNDSGGVPVQRADIVNLSLGGYSFSQSEQNVIDQVRGQGVMIVAAAGNDATSSLFYPASYNGVLSVSAVDINQQAAPYSNFGAAIDLAAPGGNTAADVNGDGYPDGVLSTSGDDSSGSPPQYLYRFLQGTSMATPHVAGTLALMKAVTPTLTPADIDNLLLNGQLTTDLGTPGRDNVFGYGLIDAHRAVAAAQGGITPVPPTLVVSPSALNFSTLGTTAFISVANGGGGTLTVNPPTDDAGWLNVVPAVTDPVTGTGSYVVSVSRNRLAEGTYTATITISSSANSIQVPVIMQVTLLNQDADAGYHYILLIDQASGVPKYQASAAAANGVYQYTLNGVAAGTYELLAGTDLDNDGIICVGSEACGGYISLDQLTPVTVAADRTGLDFNSGFNVVITTAGQASATAGVARPSLERATP, from the coding sequence ATGCACAGCCTCACGCCCGACCGCCCGCACCCGCTCCACGCAGTACTGGCCGCCGCCATGCTCGCGCTCACGGGCTGCGGCGGTGGCGGCGGTGACAGCACGGCAGCCAGCACCGGCTACACCCTGAGCGGCAGCATTCAGGCTGCCGCCGGCAATGCCGTCGACAGCGATGTCAACGATCCCTTCGCCCCCTATGCCAGCAACGACAGCGTTGCCGCGGCGCAGGTCATTCCCAATCCGGTGGTCGTTGGCGGCTACCTGAACCAGCCGGGCGGCGGGCCGGACGGCCGTTCCCGCAGCAGCGGCGATATCTCCGATTTCTACCGGATCTCGATGGCGACGAACCAGCTCGTCATCCTGAATATCGCCGACCATGTTGCCGGGGACCTGGATCTGTTCCTGTATGATGAAGGCAATACCCTGGTCGACAGCTCGGAAGGTATCGGTCCGACGGAAACCGTCACCGCACCGCTCGCGGGCACATACTACCTCGAGGTCAGGATCTACGCCCGCGCCACACCGGGTGCGTCCAGCTACACGCTCACGCTCGGCCAGCAGTTGAGCGCGGCGCAGTCCGGCGCGAGCTTCCCGGCCGACGATTTCGTGCCCGGCGAGATCATCGCCCGCTTCAAACCCGGGAGCAGCGCCGGCAAGTCCGCCGCCGTGCAGGCAGCCGCTTCCGGGCTGGCATACAAGGCCGGCACGACCGGCCGGGCGCTGCTGTTGACACTGCCGCGACCCGCCGGCAGCAACGCTGCCGGTAGCGCCACCGAGCGCCGGCAGTACCAACGTGAAACCATCCAGGCCATCAAGCGCCTGCGGCAGCGGCCGGACGTCGAATTCGCCGAACCGAACTACCTGCGCCGGGTCACGCTTGCCCCCGGCGACACGAACTATCCCCTGCAATGGCACTATCCGCTGATCAACCTGCCACAGGCCTGGGACATCACCACGGGTACGGACACCGTCGTGGTCGCGGTGATAGACACCGGCATCCTCACTGCCCATCCCGACCTGCAGGGGCGCATCGGCCCGGGCTACGACTTCATCAGCGACCCGACCAATGCCCTGGACGGCGACGGCATCGACCCGGACCCGGAAGACCCCGGCGATGGCGGCGTTGCCGGCAACAGCAGCTTCCACGGCACCCACGTCGCCGGCACGATCGCCGCTGCCACCGACAACAGCATCGGCGTCGCCGGCACGAGCTGGGCGACCACGCTCATGCCGCTGCGCACGCTCGGCCTGAACGGGGGTACCAGCTACGACATCATGCAGGCCCTGCTCTACGCGGCCGGACTGCCGAACGATTCCGGCGGCGTCCCCGTACAGCGGGCGGACATCGTCAATCTGAGCCTGGGCGGATACAGCTTCTCCCAGAGCGAGCAGAACGTCATCGACCAGGTGCGTGGGCAGGGCGTCATGATCGTTGCAGCGGCCGGCAACGATGCGACCAGCAGCCTGTTCTATCCGGCATCGTACAATGGCGTGCTATCCGTGAGTGCCGTAGACATCAACCAGCAGGCGGCGCCCTACTCGAATTTCGGCGCCGCCATCGATCTTGCCGCTCCCGGCGGCAATACCGCCGCGGATGTCAACGGCGACGGCTATCCCGACGGCGTCCTCAGTACCAGCGGCGACGATTCCTCCGGCAGCCCGCCCCAGTATCTGTATCGCTTCCTGCAGGGCACTTCCATGGCGACGCCGCACGTGGCAGGTACGCTCGCGCTGATGAAAGCGGTCACGCCAACACTGACACCCGCCGATATCGACAACCTGCTGTTGAACGGCCAGCTGACAACCGACCTGGGCACACCGGGCCGCGACAATGTCTTCGGCTACGGCCTGATCGACGCCCACCGGGCCGTGGCGGCGGCGCAGGGCGGCATCACGCCGGTACCGCCAACCCTGGTGGTGTCACCCTCGGCGCTGAATTTCAGCACGCTCGGCACCACCGCATTCATCAGCGTTGCCAATGGCGGCGGCGGCACCCTGACCGTGAATCCACCCACCGATGACGCCGGCTGGCTGAACGTCGTGCCGGCCGTGACCGATCCCGTCACCGGGACCGGCAGCTATGTCGTCAGCGTCTCGCGCAACCGACTGGCGGAAGGCACCTATACCGCGACGATCACCATCAGCTCCAGCGCCAACAGCATCCAGGTTCCCGTCATCATGCAGGTGACGCTCCTGAACCAGGATGCCGATGCCGGATATCACTACATCCTGCTGATCGATCAGGCGAGCGGGGTACCCAAATACCAGGCCAGCGCGGCGGCTGCGAATGGTGTGTACCAATACACGCTGAACGGGGTCGCTGC